One Intestinimonas butyriciproducens genomic window, ACGGAGGATACCTCCTCCCCAGTCACCCCCTTCCCCGACGTCTACCGGGCCCTGCAGGCCATCACCGACGCGGAGACCGGTGTGCAGGACAAGCGCAAAATCGCCCTCCAGATCTCCCTCGGCACGGCGGGTTTTCAGGTGGATGAGAACGGGAACCTCCTCTCCTCCACCATCTACCATCCCACCCAGAATACCATTGCCAAGCGCCTGCTCCAGTCCGACACGGTGGTGACTTACGACGACCACACCCGCAATCCTGCGGCCCTCTATACCACTGAGGACGGCAGCCGCATTCTTCTCTGGTACGAGGATGCCCGAAGTGTGGCGGACAAGCTGACCCTGGCCCGGATGTTCGGCATCACAGGGGTGTCGGTGTGGCGCTTGGGAAATATTCCTGCCTACTCCGACGTCCCTAATTATGACGTCTGGTCCGCCATTTTGGCCCAGCGGTGAAGCTGCTGCGCCCATTGATCAGGAGATGATGCGCCCATGCTCACAAAGAAGACCCTTCAGGAATTTCTGCTTCTCTCCCTCGGCACGTCTCTGGTATCCATCGGCGTCTATTTCTTTAAGTTTCCCAACCACTTTTCCATGGGCGGCGTCTCCGGTCTCTCTATTTTGCTGGGTGAGCTTTTTTCCGCTCCCTGGCTCACCCCCTCCACCTTTAACACCCTAATCAACATCATCTTTCTCGCTTTGGGCTTTGTGGTGCTGGACAAGGGCTTTGGGGTCCGTACGGTGTACTGCTCCCTTCTCTACTCCGGTCTGGTCCAGGTCCTTGAGTGGATCTATCCCATGGAGCGTCCCCTCACCGACGAGCTGATGCTGGAGCTCTTTTTCGCCGTCATTCTGCCGGCCCTGGGCGCGGCCATCCTCTTTAATTTGGGCTCCTCCACCGGTGGTACAGACATTGCGGCCATGATCCTCAAGAAATATACCGGCCTGGATGTGGGGAGGGCTCTGCTCTACTCAGATGTGCTCATCGCCGCCTCTGCCCTCTTTGTCTTTGACATTACGGCCGGCCTGTGCTCGTTGTTGGGTCTGGTCCTCAAATCAGTGCTGGTAGACAATGTGATCGAATCCTTGAATCGCCGAAAAGCTTTTATCATCGTCACCTCTCATCCCGAGATCGCCTGCGGCTACATCACTGACAATCTGGTCCGGGGCGCCACCCTCTGGGATGCCGAGGGGGCCTACACCCATCAGGAACACCATATCGTGCTCACGGTCCTCTCCCGGAGTCAGGCCGTCCTCCTCCGCCGCCATCTGAAGGCACAGGATCCCCAGGCTTTTATGATCGTCACCAATTCCAGCGAGATTTTTGGAAAAGGCTTTCTCAGGGCCTGACCCGTAATGCAAAGTCGGCCCAGAGCGGGGACCTCCTAAATGAGGCCCCCGCTCTGGGCCGGCTTTGCGCTTTACGGCTGGACACCGTCCTACAGACGGTAGCGTTTGCGCAGATATTCCAGAAAAGAGCACAGCTCCGTTCGGGCCGCCTCGGGCAGGTTGTCAAAATAGAGAAATCCGCTCTCCGTGTGCCGGATGGGCACCTCTTCTCTGGTCAGCCCCATGAGATAGTCCATTGACACGTTGAAATATTCAGCGAACTTTTTCTTCAGCGCGTCCTCAGGTTCATTGACATTGCGCTCATATTTGGACAGCGCACTCACTGAAATCCCCATCAATTCCGCAAATTCCTTCTGGCCGATCTTTCTGCCCTTTCGGAGCTCCGCCAGACGTTCACCCTCCATTGCAATGACCCCCACTTCGGGAAAAGAGTATTCTCCCTCTCCACCTCATTTTTATATTCTGCCCAAATCAGAAAATATTTACTTGATAATGGCCGAATTCTGCGTATAATTAGTTTTGAATAGCAAATAACGGCGAATGGCGTGGTTTTATGATTGAGCGTTTTCTTCTCCTGTCCGGCGGCTATTTTCCCGAAGCCCTGCGAAAGACCGTTCTCTTCCATGCGAAGGAGTCTATGGAACAGGCGAGGCGGGACGGCGCCCTTCTTTGGACGGATCTCCCCCTCTTCGACCTTTCCCCTCTCCCCTGGAGCCACGGTATCATCTCCATCCCCCGCTCTTTCTGGCAGCGCTTTGACACCGATCGCGCCTATTACGGCTGTCTGGTCCGTCGATCCGCTCAGGTCTGTATTCTGGCCCTCCATGCCGATCCCTACCATCGGGAACGGGTGGCCCTGGTCAGCGGGCTATGCATGCTCCATGAGGTGCCTTTCTGTGCCCATCTCTTTTAGCGCATCGTTCCAATATTCAAAACAATCCCTAAGTGCCCTGCTTATGGACGCAAGTGTGTTTGCTCCTGCCATACTCCGGAAATAAAAAAATTTCCCCCTCGACGGTTTTCCCCTTCTTTCTCTTACAGCTATGGTAAAATATGGTTATCAAAGCAGAAGGGAGTCCTCTCTATGCAGTTTCTTCGCAAAAAAGGCCTC contains:
- a CDS encoding YitT family protein — translated: MLTKKTLQEFLLLSLGTSLVSIGVYFFKFPNHFSMGGVSGLSILLGELFSAPWLTPSTFNTLINIIFLALGFVVLDKGFGVRTVYCSLLYSGLVQVLEWIYPMERPLTDELMLELFFAVILPALGAAILFNLGSSTGGTDIAAMILKKYTGLDVGRALLYSDVLIAASALFVFDITAGLCSLLGLVLKSVLVDNVIESLNRRKAFIIVTSHPEIACGYITDNLVRGATLWDAEGAYTHQEHHIVLTVLSRSQAVLLRRHLKAQDPQAFMIVTNSSEIFGKGFLRA
- a CDS encoding helix-turn-helix domain-containing protein, with protein sequence MEGERLAELRKGRKIGQKEFAELMGISVSALSKYERNVNEPEDALKKKFAEYFNVSMDYLMGLTREEVPIRHTESGFLYFDNLPEAARTELCSFLEYLRKRYRL